One stretch of Podospora pseudoanserina strain CBS 124.78 chromosome 4, whole genome shotgun sequence DNA includes these proteins:
- the mrpl22 gene encoding 39S ribosomal protein L22, mitochondrial (BUSCO:EOG09264LC7; COG:J; EggNog:ENOG503NWGE): MSLSMPTRRLVRGATSPTTTTLALQQPSRSLSTSPSRPWFWSKKEPSSPTNLKDAITTGTAEARKSLISKLQSRSEAPAIFEDEVAPQQQAVTEKEAAVLSGDQKSSATSGPLTASQKAAQPKTFTRLGGSLVKEALARSVDPDPQARVRWERKIAIRQVKNGTDAYSLEPRLARIARTERSLHSKSPWLPTSVKKLVHLARQIQGKNVEDALVQMKFSKKKMAAEVTTQLKMARDLAIAERGMGLGQGQEGKMEIQRKDGKWMTVGDRSKMYVAEAWVNKGPVRAKNPDYRARGRMFLKESPSTSLSVVLKEHKTLVREHQEREHRRKKQGPWVHLPDRPITAQRAHYSW, translated from the exons atgAGCCTCAGCATGCCAACGCGGCGGCTCGTCCGGGGAG ccacctcccccacgaccaccaccctcgccctccaacagccctcccgctccctctcaacatccccctcccgcccctgGTTTTGGTCCAAAAAGgaaccctcttcccccaccaacctcaaagatgccatcaccaccggcaccgCCGAAGCCCGCAAgtccctcatctccaaacTCCAATCCCGCTCCGAAGCCCCCGCCATCTTCGAAGACGAAGTCGccccccaacagcaagccGTCACCGAAAAGGAAGCCGCCGTCCTCTCAGGCGACCAGAAATCCTCCGCCACCAGCGGGCCCCTCACCGCCAGCCAAAAAGCCGCCCAGCCAAAGACCTTCACCCGCCTAGGCGGCTCCCTGGTAAAAGAAGCCCTCGCCCGCAGCGTCGATCCGGACCCGCAAGCCCGCGTCCGCTGGGAACGCAAGATCGCCATCCGCCAGGTGAAAAACGGCACCGACGCCTACAGCCTCGAGCCGCGGCTCGCCCGCATCGCGAGGACGGAGCGCAGCCTCCATTCCAAGTCCCCCTGGCTGCCCACCTCTGTCAAGAAGCTTGTCCACCTGGCCAGGCAGATCCAGGGGAAGAACGTGGAGGATGCGCTGGTGCAGATGAAGTTttccaagaagaagatggctgcCGAGGTGACCACCCAGCTCAAGATGGCGCGCGATTTGGCCATTGCCGAGAGGGGGATGGGTCTGGGACAGGGACAGGAGGGCAAGATGGAGATTCAGAGAAAGGACGGCAAGTGGATGACGGTGGGGGATCGGTCAAAGATGTATGTTGCCGAGGCGTGGGTCAACAAGGGCCCCGTGAGGGCCAAGAACCCGGATTATCGGGCcagggggaggatgttttTGAAGGAGTCGCCTTCTACCA GTCTCAGTGTCGTTCTCAAGGAACACAAGACGCTCGTGCGGGAGCACCAGGAAAGGGAGCACAGGAGGAAAAAGCAAGGGCCTTGGGTTCACCTGCCTGACAGGCCGATTACCGCCCAGAGGGCGCATTACTCTTGGTAA
- a CDS encoding hypothetical protein (COG:S; EggNog:ENOG503NUNN), with the protein MPLIPLPQRQVVMPTTQPSPPVPPAQLGLTPTPPLDIPISSSLLLLFILAATTHMTIFQLNRRRSHKFLFSALLFGFCMARIASLVMRIVWATRPTNTGIALAATIFVAAGVLLLYIVNLVFAQRVLRAYRPRIGWNKTLGWAWKGLFGSVVAVLVMVVTATVVGMMSSDLGVRQKTREVQLFAGVYMAVLAVSPVVVVAGAVFWPGGGGNNKVDKFGQGRMRSKIFLLVGSSLLLTLGAAFRAGIGFVPRLVTDPAWYHSKPAFYCLNFGIELVVVYGYAVARFDKRFHVPDGSSGPGDYGRGGGGGE; encoded by the exons ATGCCGCTGATACCCCTTCCACAACGACAAGTCGTCATgccaaccacccaaccatcT ccccccgtccccccagcccagctAGGCCTAACCCCCACGCCCCCCCTCgacatccccatctcctcctccctcctcctcctcttcatcctcgccgcaACAACCCACATGACAATCTTCCAACTcaaccgccgccgctccCACAAGttcctcttctccgccctcctcttcggctTCTGCATGGCCCGCATAGCCTCCCTCGTCATGCGCATCGTCTGGGCCACCCGCCCGACCAACACCGGCATCGCCCTGGCAGCCACCATCTTTGTCGCCGCCGGCGTCCTGCTGCTGTACATTGTCAACCTCGTCTTCGCGCAGCGGGTCTTGAGGGCATACAGACCTCGGATAGGGTGGAACAAGACCCTCGGGTGGGCGTGGAAGGGATTGTTTGGGAGtgtggttgctgttttggtgatggttgtcACGGCTACTGTTGTCGGGATGATGAGTTCCGACCTTGGGGTCAGGCAAAAGACGAGGGAGGTGCAGCTTTTTGCGGGGGTGTATATGGCTGTGCTGGCGGTTTCAccggtggtggtcgttgcTGGGGCCGTGTTTTGGCCGGGCGGGGGCGGGAACAATAAGGTGGACAAGTTTGGGcaggggaggatgaggagcaaGATTTTCTTGCTGGTGGGATCGTCGCTTTTGTTGACGTTGGGGGCGGCGTTTAGGGCGGGGATTGGGTTTGTGccgaggttggtgacggATCCGGCTTGGTATCATTCCAAGCCGGCGTTTTACTGCCTCAACTTTGGGAttgagttggtggtggtgtatggGTATGCGGTGGCGAGGTTTGATAAGAGGTTCCATGTGCCGGATGGGAGTTCGGGGCCGGGGGAttatgggagggggggcggtggtggtgaataa
- a CDS encoding hypothetical protein (EggNog:ENOG503PQ49) produces the protein MIMATLPRQLLFLLLLVTSVKISISADCYYMNREKTTELTRCSNDANPKIESTLCCMPGDSCMVNSLCLREKKDGVKHYYRGGCTIKDWKGKSLYDCPPILCKPARLAGMYPCNTSNPDTGFVCQEAFPDGPPDHCDSSVTFDGGLENFLGTASPLPSLSTSVKDSTSASKPSETEGKGDPVKTSQDTADMSLAHTATRPAPGTSDVPVTTTVTEPTRTSNISVSTASGESTASVESTAAPPPPSSEEPQQDNSAVPVGVGIGVGLTVTIAGGFLVFFYIRKRQREAPIRAETPPPLDPSIQKPDNNYYPFAPYPSATQQGSLSSRNGDYFRQPKIPNVMETAAAPQQDNVYPGQPRYQPPKRTFSHELP, from the exons ATGATTATGGCCACGCTGCCCCGGCAGCTTCTcttcctgcttcttctcgtcaCCTCGGTCAAAATTTCAATCTCGGCGGACTGCTACTACATGAACCGGGAGAAAACGACTGAACTTACGCGATGCAGCAACGATGCAAATCCCAAAATCGAGAGCACCCTGTGCTGTATGCCAGGGGATAGCTGCATGGTCAACTCGCTCTGCCTACGTGAGAAAAAGGACGGGGTTAAGCACTACTACCGCGGCGGCTGCACCATCAAAGACTGGAAGGGAAAGAGTCTCTATGACTGCCCACCCATACTTTGCAAACCCGCTAGGTTAGCTGGAATGTACCCCTGCAATACTTCGAATCCGGACACAGGCTTTGTCTGTCAAGAAGCTTTTCCCGACGGTCCTCCTGACCATTGCGACAGCTCCGTAACCTTTGATG GTGGCTTAGAGAACTTCCTTGGCACCGCCAGCCCACTGCCATCCCTGAGCACGTCAGTCAAAGATTCGACGTCCGCTTCCAAGCCCTCTGAGACTGAAGGCAAAGGTGATCCGGTAAAGACATCCCAGGACACAGCCGACATGTCCCTGGCTCATACAGCTACCCGACCGGCGCCGGGCACCTCTGATGTCCCTGTCACCACAACCGTAACTGAGCCGACCAGAACGTCTAATATCTCGGTTTCGACAGCTTCAGGAGAGTCGACGGCTTCAGTAGAGTCAACTGctgcaccacccccaccctcatCGGAAGAGCCCCAGCAGGACAACAGCGCCGTACCCGTCGGCGTTGGCATAGGAGTCGGTCTCACAGTTACCATCGCGGGAGGATTTCTCGTCTTCTTTTACATCCGCAAGCGACAACGGGAAGCGCCCATCCGGGCCgaaacccctcctccgctggACCCCAGCATCCAAAAGCCAGACAACAACTACTACCCGTTTGCTCCTTACCCTTCAGCAACTCAGCAGGGTTCCCTGTCAAGCCGAAATGGCGACTACTTCCGCCAGCCAAAAATACCAAATGTGATGGAAACTGCGGCTGCCCCTCAGCAGGACAATGTATACCCGGGTCAGCCTCGATACCAGCCACCCAAACGGACGTTCAGCCACGAGCTGCCGTGA